A single Endozoicomonas sp. NE40 DNA region contains:
- a CDS encoding DUF2007 domain-containing protein, with translation MIKIYSPENVIEAQCLKDFLEQRHIPCFIGGQYLVGAIGELPMAGLLGLYVEDMDAGLARHLISDYLNATPVL, from the coding sequence ATGATCAAGATATACAGCCCGGAAAACGTCATCGAAGCCCAATGTCTGAAAGACTTTCTTGAACAGCGGCATATTCCCTGTTTTATCGGTGGCCAGTATCTGGTTGGAGCCATAGGAGAGTTGCCCATGGCTGGTTTGCTGGGGCTGTATGTTGAAGATATGGATGCGGGTCTGGCCAGACATCTGATCAGTGATTACCTTAATGCGACACCTGTCTTATAA
- a CDS encoding tetratricopeptide repeat protein: MSIKTQCQCGVFAGLMLFSMAGVSSDFQQLMEKAGSGDQAAILEAGISLLQRQERPDSDQAEALLQPLADNGNTQAQLWLGRAYRDGLGGIGKDINRSFRYFELAGGREGMNPEAQMELGRAYMNGEGTDRNLIAAYMWTALSAEQQGSWTSKAIKQRKALQDRLTSAQLEKAKELVEQLHSIYLKQP, translated from the coding sequence ATGTCTATAAAAACACAGTGCCAGTGCGGAGTCTTTGCAGGTTTGATGCTATTTTCAATGGCAGGCGTGAGTTCAGATTTTCAGCAGTTGATGGAAAAGGCTGGATCGGGTGACCAGGCAGCGATTCTGGAAGCCGGTATCAGTCTGTTGCAACGCCAGGAGAGACCGGATTCTGACCAGGCGGAAGCTTTGTTGCAGCCACTGGCTGATAACGGTAACACTCAGGCTCAGTTATGGCTGGGACGTGCTTATCGCGACGGTCTTGGTGGAATCGGGAAAGACATTAACAGGTCTTTCCGGTACTTTGAGCTGGCTGGAGGTCGTGAGGGCATGAATCCTGAAGCCCAGATGGAGCTGGGGCGAGCCTACATGAATGGCGAGGGAACCGATAGAAATCTGATAGCCGCTTATATGTGGACAGCGTTGAGTGCTGAACAGCAAGGGAGCTGGACCAGTAAAGCCATTAAACAACGGAAGGCATTGCAGGACAGGCTCACATCTGCCCAGCTGGAAAAAGCAAAGGAGCTGGTGGAACAGTTACACTCTATCTATCTGAAACAGCCCTGA